Within Verrucomicrobiota bacterium, the genomic segment AGCCTTGCCAGCGTCTGCTGCATCTTGACGAACGCCTCAGCGAGCAAACTGGAAGTTCCGCTCGCTGCCAGATTACTGCTGATAGCCGAAATAGAGTCCATATTCCAAAGGAGTTGGCCGTTTTTGCAGCCCTGAAAGGAGCAGGTAGCATACCTGCTCTCAAAAGTGAAGCTAAAGCAAGTCCTGGTAAGCAAGCCAAAGTGCCCTGAGATATCTCATCACTCGAACCGGGTCCGCGCTCTCCGGAACTTCTGCCAGGCAATAACCGCCAAAGCCTATCTCGTTGAGGCGCTGGAGCAAGCGACGAAAAGGGTAATCCTCGATGTACAAGTCCCGCATGTGGACGCAGAAGATCTTGTCTTTGACGAGGTTGAAGTTGGAGTTGAACCCCTTGCCTTCCAGGTCTGTCGCGTTGGAGTTCCATGTGATTCCGACGTGTTTGTGGTAGGCGGCGTCCAGAATCTTCTTAATGTTCGGGAGCAAGGAGGTTCCGCTGCCATGCACCTCCAGACGGATTTCAACCCCATAGCCGTGGCCGAATTCGCCCAACTCCCGAAGTGACCGCCCAATCTGTTCGAGCGTTTTTTCAACCGGAACCTCCTTCGGCAAACCGTTGGGCCGCACCTTGACGCCAGGCGCCCCCACATCGTGGGCCAGCACCATGTATTCTTTGGTGGCCTCAATGTCTTTCCGGAGCTTGCTCTGATCTGGCGTGTGGTAATCGAAGGCGCTGCCCAACCCCATCAATTCGACTTTGGAATCGGCAAAACGCTTCCGGACCTCGGTGCGCTGCCCCTTCGTCAGGTTCACTTCCACGCCATGCGCATGAGTCGTGCGAAGCTCGACGCCCTGGAACTTGGCCGCTTCGCAATTCTTGATAATCGTCGCGAGATCCCAGTCCTTGGCGAGATTATAGGTCACGGTGCCGAGCCGCATCTTGCTTTCGGGCTTTTTCGATTCAGCGGCCTTGGCGGCGAATAAGGCGGGGGAGTTCAGCAGCCCAAGGGCGCCAAGCCCGGTCCCGGTTCGGGTCAGCAATTGTCGGCGGGTGATCTTCATAAGTTCCTTTGGATTGATTTCGTTCCCCGGACTTATATCGTGAGCTTGCTCTCCCGGTCATGGAAAAAAATCGACGCCAATTTCTCAAGCGCCTGGCCAGCGGTCTGGCGCTGCCGCAATTCGCAAGGGTGGATTGTCCCGGAGCTGCTGCGGTGTCGCAAGATAACGAAGCCGCGTCGCAACCCTACTTCCGAACCCGCGGCGTGGTTTTAGTCCCTGACGATTTGTCGTGGCGCGACTGGCCGGAGCGTGTCCATCGCGCCGGGTTGACGACGATTGGCCTGCACCATGGCGTTTCTCCCAAGCGAGTTGCCGATTTCATTCTTTCCGACAACGGACAACGGTTTCTCGGCGACTGCCAGCGGCTGAACCTTCAAGTCGAATACGAACTGCACGCGGTCCGCGAACTCTTGCCGCGCGATTTGTTCGCCAAAAATCCGCAGTTCTTCCGAATGAACGAAACGGGAGAACGGACGCCGGACGCAAACCTCTGCGTGCATTCTTCCGAAGCGCTGAATATTGCGGCGGAAGGCGCAGTGGCCCTGGCCAAAACGCTTCGTCCCACGACGCACCGTTACTTCTATTGGGGCGACGACGCGAAATCCTGGTGTCACTGTCCGCACTGCCGCGGCTGGTCCGAAAGCGATCAAGCTTTGCGGTTGGAGAATCGCCTCCTGGCCGCGCTGCGGCGTTTCGATGCCCGCGCGCGGCTCGCTCATCTGGCCTACAGCAACACCCTCTGGCCGCCCAAACGGATCAAGGCGGAACCTGGAATCTTTCTCGAATACGCCCCGATCCATCGGCGCTATGATGTCCCCTACAGCCAGCAGGCCGGTCTTGAAGCAAAGGACACCCTGGACGCGCTCGATGCCAATCTGGAGATCTTCGGACGCGAGACTGCACAGGTGCTGGAGTACTGGCTGGATGTTTCGCGTTTCTCGAAATGGAAGAAACCCGCGATCAAGCTGCCCTGGCACGAAAACGTGTTTGCGGCGGATCTGGATTCATACGGCGCGCGAGGAATTCGTCACGTGACCTCCTTTGCGGTTTACATCGACGCGGATTACGTCGGGAGATTCGGCGAACCTCGCGAATTGGCGGGCTATGGAGAAAAGCTGCGGCGTTGGCGTTCGGCGAACTGATTTGGCGATGAAGCGACTCTGCGTTTGCGTGGCGACGTCGGAGAAAACGTGGCCGCGCAATGACCTCATGACGTTGAACTCCGCGTTCTTCGCAGCCCGGGAGCAGTTTGATCTGGCCATCATCCACAACGGAGAGATCACTCCCCAGGCTGAGGCCTACTTCAGCCGCCTTCCCATCGATCAGCTTCTCCCCAGAGAAAATGTCGGCCACGAAGGCGGCGCGTTCACAGAGGCAATTCGCCGTCTTCCGGCTTACGAGTGGTATCTTTTTCTGCACGACGACCATTGGTTCTGGCGGCCGGATTGGGGCCAGCAAATCCTGCCGCTGCTGGAGCACCGCGAACGAACGTGCTTCGGCAACCTCGTCACCATGAAGTTTCACTGGGACGAGGAATGCAACGTCCTTGCCCAAGCGTGGAACTTCGCTCTGGCGCCGGCTGAATACATCTTTCCGATGCTGCAAGGCATGGCGGGTTTTCATCCCCGGAGCGCCATTGAAGTATTCCTGAACCATGGCGGCGTGCCGCACCTGGATTACCGCAAACAGGAGTTCCAAGGACTGACTCACTTCACGGAGCTGTCGTTCTCCCTTTTTCTGATTCAGGCCGGTTTCCACTTCGAACCGTTGCCCGGCGGATTCGAGTACCTCCTGATGCACGGCTCCAACGCGCTTTGCGAACACAGCCGAGAGTCGTTTGCCCGCCTTCCGGAGGACGTGCAACGCTACCTGCCCGAATTGCACCGGAAATTGCACGGGTAGCCGCAGTGCCTTCGCTCATCGGAAGCTTCCTCGGTCCGACACCATGCTCTCGACCCATGAACCCGGTGGGGCGAGTCCGTCCCGGCGAGCCGCTCGACGTGTGTTGAACACGTCCGACTCGGCTCGCTGGGGACAGGCTTGCCCTACCCTGAAGTTGCAGGGACGCGACTCGCCGGGCTGCCTGGTCTCGGCACAAAACCCAGCAGCGTTTGCGGACTCTCGAAAAGGATGGCGCGTGCGATCCCCTGGGCCTCGTCCCGCGTGTACTGGCCTTGTTGAATCTTCTGAGCCAGAACCCACGCCATTTGCTTGCGAACGAGAATGGCTTTGGCATAGGTCCACTCCACGCAGTAAGCGTCGGAGAAGAATCCGACCTGCTTGTTCGTGGGCACCATGTCGAGCCGTTCGGCCATGACCTGGCGAATGATGTCGGGAAAGAAGTTGTGCCACCAGTACCCTGCCAGGCTGAAATTCGGCAACTCGCGCGCCAGCGTGCAGAGCGATTGATTCGCGTGGCGGCTCGCCAGAAAACACTGGAAGCGCAAATCGGGATGCCGTCCGATCATCCCCGCAAGCTGCCCGATGGTGCGTTGCGCAAGACGGCTCGCGGTTTCGAACGGCAACGGCTCCGCGCCCAGGCTGAACTGGAAAACGATTTCCTTCCCGCGCTTCTCCAAAGCCGTCAGAAAGCCTTCGTTGATGTAGGACGCATAAATGTCGCGTTCCTCAGCTCCGGCGCGGCTGCGCTGGCTCAGGGCGCTTTCCATCTCGGCGTCGCTCACCATTCGATAGTCGATGTCCGTGGAAAGATGGGTCGCGGTCGCGAGCACCTGTCCATACGGGATGCGGTTCACGTAATGCCGCAAGGCGGAGTGGACGTCTTCCAGCGTCCGGATCGTTCGCTCGGTCCCGGGACGCCCGCCCGCGCCGATGGGTGAAGGGCTTTCCGGCGAACGGCCCCAGCAGCGTTCGATCTCGTACAAAGCGGTGTCAAATTCAGCCCACTGGCACCGCGTGAAAAAGCCCCACTCCAAAGCGTACTGGAGCCGATCGTCATCCTGGCCCCGCTCCCGGCGGGCGATTTCCGTGCCGGTCCGGCGCACATTCAAGCGGTCCAGGATGGAATGATGCCACGAGCGGTCGGCGGCGCGTTCTCGGATTCGATCGTCGAGCTTCTGCCAGTTTTCCGGCGTGATGGGCTCGTGCCAGTCGTAAAGGTCGCGGAGAATGATGCGCACACCCCACCAGGAACTCGTGTTCTGAATGTGCCGGAGAAAAGGCAGCGCTTCACGAATCCGTGTCGTGGCTTCTTTGCGGGTTGGCCAATTTGGAAACTGAGTCAGCCGCGCCCCGCTGGGACAGCCTGCTGCGTAAAGATCGCTGACGACCATGTGATACAGCAGGATGTCGTGCAATCCCCGAGCGCCCAGCTTGCCACCGACCAGATGTGTGTGGATGTCGTAAGTCGGAATTTCGCACAGTGCAAATTCCATATCGAGACTCAGGGACTCGCTCGTCATGGGAAAAGGTTGTTCCAGCTAGTACTAGCCTACGGGAGTCACTGTTACTCGATCCAGCTCCACAATTGAATAGTGCTCCAAAGCCGTTTCGATTGTGGGCATGTGCTGCTCCGAGCAGGTCGTCCACGGAGTCTCCGCCAGCCAGATACTCAAGCAAAGATTCCACGGGATAGCGCAAACCGCGGATGCAGGGTTTGCCATGACAAATATCTGGATCGACTGTGATGCGCCAAAGCAGATTGTCGCTTGACATGCGTTCAAATTACGAGGTCCAAACGCCGCTGCCAAGGCCTCATTGATGATGGTGATGATGAGTTCAGTTCTCGACCAAGTTCGGGAATCCGTGGACAAACTCACTTGTTCTCTTGCAAGAATGAATCAACCGCCGTTTGCCTTGGAATGCCTTCCTGGCCGCCTTTCTGAGTCGCTTTAAGCGCTGCGGTCGCCGAAGCGAACCGAATCCGTTCCTCTACCGGCAACCCGCGTCCCAGCGCCGCGGCATACGCGCCATGGAACACGTCGCCGCAGCCGGTCGTATCCGCGACCCGAACGCGAAAGGCTGGTTGATGGGCGACGCGCGCAGGTTCCGCATGCGTCGAATACCAGCAGCCCTCCGCTCCGCAGGTGACGACGACGGTGTCGCGCTGATCCGTCCAGAGTGCTTTCACGGCATCCTGAGGGTTTGCTTGCTGAGTGAGTCTTTCAGCGAAATGTTGTGAAACGATCAAATGATCCACCAGGTCGAGCAACGTCGGGAATTCGGTTCCGGGAGTTTTCTCGAAATCGGCCACGATCGGAATCCCGGCCGCGCGGGCGATGCGCGCGGCCCGAATCATTCCTTTCAGACCGAAATGATCGACCAGCAACACGCGCGCTGACCGGATGATGTCTTCCTCCGGCCAATCCGGGTCGCAACCGACCGCGCCATTCAAATCCGCAAAGATGTTTCGCGTGTTGCGAGCGGTGTCCACGACGATAAACGAGTGAATGATTTTCGCTTCGGGACGTTGACGAAGATAAGTCAGGTCAATTCCCTCCTCCCGCAGACGATTGATTCCATATTGCGACCACTCATCGGTGCCCAGAACGCCGGCAAAAGCGCAGCGCGATCCCAGGCGCGACGCTGCGACCAGCGCCGTCGCTGTCAGTCCGCCGCATTGGCGCTCGCTGCGGACCACAGAGACCTTCGCATCGGCCGGCGGATACGCTTCGACGTAAACCAGGTCGTCCACCGCCGCGCAACCCAGGCCGAGCAGGTCGAATGCCTTAACCGTGTTCACAAGGAAGCCAGCCACTGCCGCATCGTCTTGGGATCTTCACGGAACATGAGTGAGCCGGGCACAATAAAGTCCACCCCCGCCGCGTGGAGCAACGGCACGGTTTCACGCCGGATGCCGCCGTCCGCTTCAACCACAGCCTTCTGCCCGCGACGCCGGATGATCTCGCGCGCTTGCCGAATTTTGCCGGGCACGGACGCGTCCATCGAGGCGCCTTTGATGCCCATGGCCGTGCCCACGATCGTGACAATGTCCAGTTCAGCCCACAGCGGCTCCAAAAGTTCAACCGGCTCGTTGATGAGCAGCGAAACGCCCGCTTGTTTCCCGCACGCTTTGATCGCGCGCAGAACTTCCGCCGGATTGCTGGCGGAGTCGAAGCAGAAGAGGATGGCATCCGCGCCCGCCTCCACAAACGGTTCCACCCAATCGAGCGGGTTTGCGGTCATCAAATGAATCTCAAACGGCAACCGCGTGTGTGGCCGCAACGCCTTCACCTGATCCGGAAAGAACAGCAGGTTCGGCACGTAATGGCCATCAGCAACGTCGATATGGAAGCGCTCCGAATAAGGCTCAACGCGCTTGATCTCGGCCGCCAGATTTGCCAGGTCCGCCGACCAAAGAGATGTGGAACATTTCAGCATTGCGAGAGGATTTAGTCTGAAATGAAATGCCGCTTCAAGAAATCCCCGATAAATCGCTGTACGTCATGCCCGTGTTGCTGGACGCTCACGGATTTGGCGGTGATCTCTTTGAATTCCGCTCCGGGAATCAGCCGCGCATGGGCTTCCCCGTATTCGAAAGGATGAATCGGATCGTGCCGATTTGCCAGCACCAGCGTGGGAACCCGGATCGAAGCCCATTCTTGCCGGTCTTTGCACGGCGTATCGCGCGGAATCCGCTCCAGGTTGACCGCATGCTCGCGGGCGCGAGGATTCTCAAACTGCCCGCACAGAGACCGGGCCACGTCCGGAAACGAGCGCGCCGTCTCCGCGTACTCGGGCGTTTCCTTGAACAGCGCCTGTCCGCGCTCCGGTCCATGTTCTCGAATCAAGCGCGCCACCAGAGAGAACATGTGGACGTTCCACGGATTCGGTCGGTCGAGCCACGCCGGACGCGACAACACCAACCCCGCGACGCGATCCGGAAAGCGCAGCACGAAATTCAATGCCAGCGCCGCCCCCATGGAAATGCCGCCGACGATGCTGCGCTGAATCTTCAGGTGATCCATCAGCGCCAGGAGATCGTCGGCGAAAGTCGCGAGGCGGATCTTGTCCAGCGGCCCCACGCGGTTCGTCTTCCCGTGCGCGCGGGCATCGAAGGCCAGCAACCGAACTCCGGCAGGCGGTTTGAACAGGCTGAACGGTTGCGACACATCCGCGCCCAGACCATGCTGAAAGAAGAAGGGCACGCCGGAATTGCCATCCTCGTAATGAAATTCGATTGCGTCGTGTGTGAATGTGGGCATGCGCCGTGGCGAGAGTATTGTACTTCCATCAGAGAAGGTGGGGCGAGCGTCCTCGATGGCGGCACGGTCTTCTCACCCTCTGACCGATTTAACGATTTAACCTTGGAACGGTTGGTTGACCTCAAGCCGGCTGCGCGAGTTTGTCCCGAAGAAACGCGGCGCTCGCCGCCAGATCCGTTTCTTCAAAGCCGTGCATGATCAGCGCGCCGGCGAATTGGGCCTGCGACAATAGCTCCAGATAACGGTCCCAATCCAGGATCCCGGACCCCAGCGGCAGATTCCCTGCCCGACCGTCCGGGCCGAGTTCCTTGGCATGGGCCAGGATGAGATCGTTGCCCAGGATATCGAAGGCTTCTTCGAGGATCCGCGTCCGGCGGGGGAGTTCGTCCGGAGGAATCAGGTTGGCGGCGTCCATGATGATTTTGAGGTTCGGCGATTCGGTTTCGTCGAGCAACCGGCGCGCGCGGGGAGCGGAGTTGACGACATTGCTGAGTTCAGGTTCCAGTCCCAGCGTGACATCGTGGAGTTCGGCCACTTCCAAAACCTCGTCCAGGGAAGCTCGCAGATCGCTCCAGGCTTGCGGCGAGTTGTTGTCCGGATGAGAGCGCCACAGGTCGTCGGGATCCCGCGTGCCGCTGCAAAGCGTCACCACGTTCGTGCCGACGTAGCTGCACGCAGAAATGAGGACTCGCACCCGCTGCAGTCCATCCGACCGGCGCGTCGGGTTGGGATCAATCAGGTTGCACGTGCCCGAAACCGCAGCCAGCGAAACTTTCCGGGACACGGCGCTGCCGCGAATCCTCTCCAGGACACTCAGCTCCAATTCCTCAGGCAAGCTCGGCAGTCCGGCACACGAAAAATTGAACTGCACGCAGGGTAACCGATGGCCCGCCACCTCGTCGAAGATTTCCTCGACCGTCGGCCGGGCGAATGTTTTGGCGAAAATGCCGAGTTGCAGGCGATTTGAGTTCATCGTTCGGATTTTGAGATTCGTCATTCGTCACACCCCGCCGGTAACGTCCGCCAACCGCATCCATTCGCCGCTTTCCACGGAGCGCGCAATCGCCACCAGCGCTCGCATCGCCGCGACCCCATCGTCGATATTCGCGCCCTGCTGCGGCGTGCCGCACAAAATGCAGTCGGCAAAACTCTCGAGCTGGAGTTTGTAAGAGTAGGCGTCTTCGCCCATCGGTCGGCGGTATTGCCGATCGCGGCCCGAAAACGCCTCGACCAGGCTCGCTTTATGGAACCAGGGCAGAAACACCTGGCCCTGGACGTTACCGTGCTCGCCTTGAATCTGAAAGCCTTCCTCGAAATCCCCGCGCACGGGGATAGTCAAATCGAGGTGGCCCAACGCGCCGTGGATGAATTCAACATCGACGTACCAGCATAACGCGCCGAAGCGTTCGAGCCGGCGCGCCCGAACGGCGGTAATCTCACCACCGAGAAAACGCGCGGTATCGACCAGATGGCTGGCATGAGTGAGAAGAAAGTACCGAGGTTTGTCGGCTTTGGGATTTCCCTTGGGACGTCTGGCATGGGCGCTTTGTTGGACGAGCGGCTGCAGATTGTCGGTCATGGTGTAACGATAGACCGAGTCCCAATACCAGGCTTTGAAGGAAAGTAAGTCGCCGATTTCCTCCTGGATAAATTTGCGGGCAAAAGCGATTCCGGGATCGAATCGGCGGTTGTTGCCAATCTGAAACACGAGCGAACGTAGGGCAGGCATCTTGCCTGCTCCGCCGAATTGCTCGTCAACAGGAACTGCTTTGCCTCGCTCCTCTTTGGAAGACGGCAGCTTCTGGTCAGGCTGGAAGCCTGGCCTGCTTTGGACCATGCTTCGCAATTCCTCGCATTCTTCCACGGACACGCCCAGGGGCTTTTCCACGAGCACGTGCTTGCCCGCCCCCACGGCTTTCGTCGCCAGCGGCACATGAAATTGGTCGGCCACGCCAATCAATACCGCCTCGATTTCGGGATTGGCCAGCATCTCCTCGAAGTCACGGTAAATCAGGCGAGGCTGGTGCAGCGTGGCCATGCGGTCGCGCAGATCGTCTGCGAGGTCGCAGATTGCAGTCAACTCGACGTTGCGCGCCTTCCTCGCCGCGTCGAAGTGCGCGATTTGCGCGATCGGCCCGCAGCCCAGAATCCCCAGGCGGAGAAGGCGAGAGTCCTTGTTCATGACGCGCACTGGCCGCCACAAAGGCGGCGGTGAATGCCGAATGTCGAATGCCGAATGTCGAAAGAATGTCCGAGCACAAATGACGAAAGGCACCCCCACAAGGCCGCCCGGGCGTGTGATCTCGATTCGGGATTCGTCATCCGGATTTCGTTCGTCATTTGGGCTTGGTGATTGGTCATGGTGCCGCGGGGTATCTTTGCCGGAGGGCCTCTCGAAGGGCTTTCAGTTTCTTCCGCTGCGCCAGGCCCATCAGCGCCTCCAAATGGTCGCTCGCGGCCACGCCGCGAAGTTCTCCACCGCGATGCACCTCCAGAGCCTGCATCATGGCCTCGGCGCCGAGTTTGGGATCAGGGTTGCCTTGACCGTTCTTGATCGAATTGATCGCTGACCCGGCCAGGAACAGGATGTGTTCGCTCAAGCCGCGCTGTTCGGCGTCGATCAGATTCAAAATGATGTTGCCCTGATCCAGGCCGCCGGCGCGGGCAATCATGGTGGGGTTGATGCCGGGCAAGGTCTGCGTCAGCACGCGCTCCGACGCCAGCCATTCGTCGCCGTGCGGATAAATGAACGGCGCGCCTTGGCGAACCGGCGCCGTTTGGCGAAAGTCAATCCCGTCCAGGCGCGCGAGCAAATCGATAACCTCCCGCCAGATGCCGCCGCGCGTTTTCACCCCGATACCCGCATTGTGGCCGTAGATTGCCGGGGGCCTGGCCAACGTCTTCGTGGCTTCGCGGACCATCCGGACGGCGCCGCCCGCAAACGATTCGCTGAACATCACTCCCGTCGCGCCCGCCTCCAGCACGGCATGGACGCTTTCCAGAATTTCATGCGGCGCGCCCGTGATATGCGGCGCAAAAATCAGGCCCCGGCCGCTTCGTTTGTCCTGGACGCGTTTGATGGCGGCGGCGGCTCGACGCGCGCGCTCCTTCACCGGAGAATAATCCAGGCGCGGATAGAGGTTTTCGTCCTCCTTGATGAAAAGAAACAGCGGGCAAACCGCCGCTTCCTCGACTAGCGTCTCAACCTGTTTCGGAGTAATCCCGGCTGTGGGCTTCAGAATAGTGCCGAAGGCCGGCTCAAATGTAGGGCAGGCATCCTGCCTGCCCAATTCCTTCATCGAATTCCGTGCCGGTTTTCCGGCTCGCCGATTTCTTTCTGACTTATCTGAAAGAACATTCTGTCGGACCGACTCAGTCGCGGCGCGTGATTTGGACAGACTGGAAGCCTGTCCTACGTTATCCCAATGCGTGATCGCGCGCAGACCCGGACCGCCATAAGCCGGGCCGGGAAACGTGCGCAGCACGGTTTCAGGCATCTGAAGCCCGACGAGCCGCACGTCCTGATTCTCGTAAACGTCGAAAATAATTGCGCCGGCGGCGGTATGAAAGATGTCCGTTGAAGTCAGATGGCCGTCCGGTTGCAGGAGCATCTTCAGCGGGTAGGCCATGTGGATCAATCCCAGGCGGCCGGTCGCATCGAACGCGTCGATTCCAACTGCTTTCCCCGTGCACCGTTCGAGCAGCGAACCACGCGGAATATCTTTCGTTCCGCTGGTGGCGTGATAACTGATTTCTTTGGCGGCCTGGATCAGGCTCCAGCTTCGCAGCGCGAAGAAATACGTCGCAACAATTTGGTCTCCGATGATCGGCGCCGGGTTGGCTTGCAACCGTTCGCAAACGATTCGCCGAAGCTGCGCTTCCCGGGCGTCGGCATCGTGCCAGAGCAGTTGCAGCGTCGTGGCCTTGATAGGTCGCGTGGGCATGACACTTTAGGCCGGGCAGCCTAAGTAAGTCCCCCAGCGAATACAATAGGGTAAATCATGGGAGCCTGGGCCGGAACACGAAGCACGTTTGGACACTTGGAGCCGTGGAAGGACGGTGGCTTCGCCATCGCGGGCGCCGGGGTCTTCGCCCTGACGCTGGCCTACTTTGCGGGGATCTTCTGGGGCGGCATGGTCTTGGTGGGCATCACCAGAACTTTATCCACGCGATGGCGATCCATGTCGAGCACCTCGAAGATGTAACCCTCCGCCTCGAATGTTTCGCCTTCTCGCGGCACGCGCCCCAGCGTCTTCACGACAAACCCCGCAAGCGTCTGGTATTCGGTGTAGGCACCGCCGCCGAACTTGAATCCAGGCAACGCCTTTTCGACCGCTTCCAGGTCAATCATTGCGTCAATCAGCCACGAACCGTCGTCGCGTTTCTTGGCTTCGGGCTTGGCGCGTTCGCCTTGGGACGGAAATCTGCCGACGATGGCTTCCATCACGTCGTTGAGCGTCACCAGTCCGACAATGTTTCCGAACTCGTCCGTCACCATCGCGAAGTGTTTCCCGCTTTGCTTGAACGTCTCGACGAGTTGAAGAACCGTCTGCGTCTCGGGCACGATGAGCGGCGGCGTCGTCAGGTCCTTGAGATCCACGCCAACCTTTGCGGCCAGATTTGCGTAGATGGCCTTTACCGACACGATGCCGACCACGTTGTCGCGATTCTCGCGATAAACTGGAAAATGTGAGTGATTGCTGATGACAATCTTGTGCCAAATCTGGTCGTGCGGATCGTCCTGATTGAGCCAGATCACTTTGGGACGCGGCGTCATAATCTCGCGCACCGGCAACTGGTCGAGTTCGAGCGCGCTGTGGATGATATGGCTTTCCACCTTGTTGAACGCGCCAGCCCTCACGCCTTCCTGCATCAACACGCGCACTTCCTCCTCGGAAACGGTCACTTCCTTTTCCGGTTTGAAACCGAGCAGGCGCAACAAACCCTCCGTGGAGATGCTGAGAAAGCTCACGAGCGGGCCAGCCACGCGTGAGAGCCAGTTCATTGGCTTGGCGACCGCCATCGAGATGCCTTCGGGATTGCTCAGGCCAAAGCGCTTCGGCACAAGCTCGCCCAGCACGAGCGAAAAATAAGTGATAACCGCGACGACCATCCCGAAGGCGATTTTGTCCGCGTAACCTGCGAGGAATGTTATCTGGCCAATTGGCTGCGCAAGTTTGGCCGCCAATGTGGCGCCCCCGAATGCGCCCGCGAAGATGCCCACCAGCGTAATGCCGACTTGCACCGTGGAAAGAAAACGATTGGGCGACTCCGCCAGTTCGAGCGCGACTTGGGCGTTGCTCTGGCCCTGATCGGCCAGACGCCGCAACCGGGCTTTCTTGGCCGACACAACGGCGATCTCCGCCATCGCGAAGACGCCGTTCGCGATAAGCAGCAGAAAAATGACCGTGATTTCAAAGGCAACTTGATTCATAGAATCTATTGCGACCGAATTCTGTGTGGTAGGCAAGGAAATCGGACGCAGTCGGACCAGCGGTTTCCTGCCCCTCAAGCAACCGTGCGTCGCTGTCGCAACCCAGCTATCCCGCAGCTATCCCCGAGGCGCTTACTGCTTGGTCCGCGGGATGGACGACAAAGCTCGTAGCGCAGAGTTGCACTCTGCCGTATCGCTGAATTGTATTCTGCGGGGCGTCTCCCAGTCCGAGCCCGCTGGGAGTTGCCGGCGCCCTGCCGATTGGAAATCGGCGATACAGCAAATTGAAAATCTGCGCTAGGGTTCTCCGGTCGATCTGTCGTCAATCCCACGGTCTGCACAGTAAGAGCCTCAGCACAACCGCTTCCTGGGATGACAATTTCAAGATCATTCGGGACGCGCGCTTCTCGCGCTATCCGCTCATGGCCCCTGAACTGCCACTGCCCCATGACAAGATTTCCCTTTCTTCAATCGACGGATCGGGCGAAGGCCGGCCTTGACAATTCAACCAGCAGCGAAAGACTCGCGCTCCTATGCCATCTGCGCCAACTGAATTTCAGGGCGTCACCGCCCTAACCAAGGCCAATGTCTATTTCGAGGGCAAGGTCGTCAGCCATACGATTCTCTTCCCCGACGGCGCGAAAAAGACGCTGGGCCTCATTTATCCGGGCAAGTTTCACTTCGGGACG encodes:
- a CDS encoding Gfo/Idh/MocA family oxidoreductase, whose product is MNKDSRLLRLGILGCGPIAQIAHFDAARKARNVELTAICDLADDLRDRMATLHQPRLIYRDFEEMLANPEIEAVLIGVADQFHVPLATKAVGAGKHVLVEKPLGVSVEECEELRSMVQSRPGFQPDQKLPSSKEERGKAVPVDEQFGGAGKMPALRSLVFQIGNNRRFDPGIAFARKFIQEEIGDLLSFKAWYWDSVYRYTMTDNLQPLVQQSAHARRPKGNPKADKPRYFLLTHASHLVDTARFLGGEITAVRARRLERFGALCWYVDVEFIHGALGHLDLTIPVRGDFEEGFQIQGEHGNVQGQVFLPWFHKASLVEAFSGRDRQYRRPMGEDAYSYKLQLESFADCILCGTPQQGANIDDGVAAMRALVAIARSVESGEWMRLADVTGGV
- a CDS encoding alpha/beta fold hydrolase — protein: MPTFTHDAIEFHYEDGNSGVPFFFQHGLGADVSQPFSLFKPPAGVRLLAFDARAHGKTNRVGPLDKIRLATFADDLLALMDHLKIQRSIVGGISMGAALALNFVLRFPDRVAGLVLSRPAWLDRPNPWNVHMFSLVARLIREHGPERGQALFKETPEYAETARSFPDVARSLCGQFENPRAREHAVNLERIPRDTPCKDRQEWASIRVPTLVLANRHDPIHPFEYGEAHARLIPGAEFKEITAKSVSVQQHGHDVQRFIGDFLKRHFISD
- a CDS encoding sugar phosphate isomerase/epimerase, with translation MTNLKIRTMNSNRLQLGIFAKTFARPTVEEIFDEVAGHRLPCVQFNFSCAGLPSLPEELELSVLERIRGSAVSRKVSLAAVSGTCNLIDPNPTRRSDGLQRVRVLISACSYVGTNVVTLCSGTRDPDDLWRSHPDNNSPQAWSDLRASLDEVLEVAELHDVTLGLEPELSNVVNSAPRARRLLDETESPNLKIIMDAANLIPPDELPRRTRILEEAFDILGNDLILAHAKELGPDGRAGNLPLGSGILDWDRYLELLSQAQFAGALIMHGFEETDLAASAAFLRDKLAQPA
- a CDS encoding ribulose-phosphate 3-epimerase, with amino-acid sequence MLKCSTSLWSADLANLAAEIKRVEPYSERFHIDVADGHYVPNLLFFPDQVKALRPHTRLPFEIHLMTANPLDWVEPFVEAGADAILFCFDSASNPAEVLRAIKACGKQAGVSLLINEPVELLEPLWAELDIVTIVGTAMGIKGASMDASVPGKIRQAREIIRRRGQKAVVEADGGIRRETVPLLHAAGVDFIVPGSLMFREDPKTMRQWLASL
- a CDS encoding DUF4838 domain-containing protein; translated protein: MEKNRRQFLKRLASGLALPQFARVDCPGAAAVSQDNEAASQPYFRTRGVVLVPDDLSWRDWPERVHRAGLTTIGLHHGVSPKRVADFILSDNGQRFLGDCQRLNLQVEYELHAVRELLPRDLFAKNPQFFRMNETGERTPDANLCVHSSEALNIAAEGAVALAKTLRPTTHRYFYWGDDAKSWCHCPHCRGWSESDQALRLENRLLAALRRFDARARLAHLAYSNTLWPPKRIKAEPGIFLEYAPIHRRYDVPYSQQAGLEAKDTLDALDANLEIFGRETAQVLEYWLDVSRFSKWKKPAIKLPWHENVFAADLDSYGARGIRHVTSFAVYIDADYVGRFGEPRELAGYGEKLRRWRSAN
- a CDS encoding DUF433 domain-containing protein, which produces MSSDNLLWRITVDPDICHGKPCIRGLRYPVESLLEYLAGGDSVDDLLGAAHAHNRNGFGALFNCGAGSSNSDSRRLVLAGTTFSHDERVPESRYGICTVRNSDLRHPHTSGRWQAGRSGIARHPAVSHGRQRSLRSRLSQRGAADSVSKLANPQRSHDTDS
- a CDS encoding sugar phosphate isomerase/epimerase yields the protein MRLGTVTYNLAKDWDLATIIKNCEAAKFQGVELRTTHAHGVEVNLTKGQRTEVRKRFADSKVELMGLGSAFDYHTPDQSKLRKDIEATKEYMVLAHDVGAPGVKVRPNGLPKEVPVEKTLEQIGRSLRELGEFGHGYGVEIRLEVHGSGTSLLPNIKKILDAAYHKHVGITWNSNATDLEGKGFNSNFNLVKDKIFCVHMRDLYIEDYPFRRLLQRLNEIGFGGYCLAEVPESADPVRVMRYLRALWLAYQDLL